The DNA region TCTCGGGCTTCCACCAGAAAGGGGATATTCGATTCCCGAAAGGCTTCCGAGAGCGCTTTCAGTCGGTCGGTGTCAATCCGCCGCAGCCCGGGCGCGCGCAACGCCAGATCCAAGTCGCTTCCGCCATGGCTTCGGCCATGAATGCGGCTGCCGTAAACCCAAGCCTCGA from Candidatus Dadabacteria bacterium includes:
- a CDS encoding nucleotidyltransferase domain-containing protein; translation: MAEKLHLSSRHREMIEELLRRHLPGVEAWVYGSRIHGRSHGGSDLDLALRAPGLRRIDTDRLKALSEAFRESNIPFLVEARDWACLPENFHREIERDHIVLVSGQHTEKPGP